From Amycolatopsis sp. cg9, one genomic window encodes:
- a CDS encoding ester cyclase: MPPRIPAPEVLAARQKLVLDHFRDEVAQDWDATLSTFPHPHYEVIATMTVHDGDDAVRGYYHDTRTAFPDQHHELIALRHSADAVVVEFWLLGTHLGPLGPVPATGSRFRVRMTAYFVFDAEEKLVCERIYFDTLSMLKQLVGGVDKKKPKNWLLLARVARGFLKMSGGEPDPRLVNTVEPQF; the protein is encoded by the coding sequence ATGCCGCCGCGGATCCCCGCCCCCGAGGTCCTCGCGGCCCGGCAGAAGCTGGTGCTCGACCACTTCCGCGACGAGGTCGCCCAGGACTGGGACGCGACGCTGTCGACGTTCCCGCACCCGCACTACGAGGTCATCGCGACGATGACGGTCCACGACGGCGACGACGCGGTCCGCGGCTACTACCACGACACGCGCACGGCGTTCCCCGACCAGCACCACGAGCTGATCGCGCTGCGCCACAGCGCGGACGCGGTCGTCGTGGAGTTCTGGCTGCTGGGTACGCACCTCGGTCCGCTGGGCCCGGTCCCGGCGACGGGTTCGCGGTTCCGGGTGCGGATGACGGCTTACTTCGTGTTCGACGCGGAGGAAAAGCTGGTCTGCGAGCGGATCTACTTCGACACGCTGTCGATGCTCAAGCAGCTGGTCGGCGGGGTGGACAAGAAGAAGCCGAAGAACTGGCTGCTGCTGGCGCGGGTCGCGCGGGGGTTCCTGAAGATGTCGGGCGGGGAGCCGGATCCGCGGCTGGTGAACACCGTGGAGCCGCAGTTCTAA
- a CDS encoding DnaJ domain-containing protein, with the protein MPEVDYYEVLGVRRDATASDVKTAYRRLAKTMHPDGGGTVGTFRLLREAYDVLSDPVSRARYDSGGATVVPVPVRPRPRRRFGDEPGFVPDLPDLDAEDLSWWHFAGEDTRMRHGRRRGPGHTPVVAAVAGMVLVLLPLVTGVGFSPPVLVVWLLLTAGTALLVQRLARGYLRARRAREAYAEEFGGRTVFGAPGTERDELAERLTAELLEAYLTRLPGARIFHGLAWPGSVFADVDHAVLCGKRLVLIESKLWLPGHYETAEDGRLLRNGRPFRGGGSRLAESLAAYRDLLPGVALRGAMIVYPSRSGDLTTADPGDWAAAPMTPEEFLHEIGEWLAADPSTVDHQALRAVRDQVVGGGGRAA; encoded by the coding sequence GTGCCCGAGGTCGACTACTACGAGGTGCTCGGCGTCCGCCGGGACGCGACGGCGTCCGACGTCAAAACGGCCTACCGCAGGCTGGCCAAGACCATGCACCCGGACGGCGGCGGCACCGTCGGCACGTTCCGGCTGCTGCGCGAGGCCTACGACGTCCTGAGCGACCCCGTCAGCCGCGCCCGCTACGACTCCGGCGGCGCCACCGTGGTGCCCGTCCCGGTCCGCCCGCGGCCCCGGCGCCGCTTCGGCGACGAGCCCGGGTTCGTCCCCGACCTGCCCGACCTGGACGCCGAAGACCTGAGCTGGTGGCACTTCGCCGGCGAGGACACCCGGATGCGGCACGGCCGCCGCCGCGGGCCGGGGCACACGCCGGTCGTCGCCGCGGTGGCCGGGATGGTGCTCGTGCTGCTGCCGCTGGTCACCGGGGTCGGGTTCTCGCCGCCGGTGCTCGTCGTGTGGCTGCTGCTGACCGCGGGCACGGCACTGCTCGTCCAGCGGCTGGCACGCGGCTACCTGCGCGCCAGGCGGGCCCGCGAGGCCTACGCCGAGGAGTTCGGCGGCCGCACCGTCTTCGGCGCGCCGGGCACCGAGCGCGACGAGCTGGCCGAGCGCCTGACGGCCGAGCTGCTCGAGGCCTACCTGACCCGCCTCCCCGGCGCCCGCATCTTCCACGGCCTCGCCTGGCCGGGCTCGGTGTTCGCCGACGTCGACCACGCGGTGCTGTGCGGCAAGCGCCTGGTGCTCATCGAGTCCAAGCTCTGGCTGCCGGGCCACTACGAAACCGCCGAAGACGGGCGCCTGCTGCGCAACGGGAGGCCGTTCCGCGGCGGCGGGAGCCGGCTCGCCGAGAGCCTCGCGGCCTACCGCGACCTGCTGCCGGGGGTGGCCCTGCGCGGCGCGATGATCGTGTACCCGAGCCGCAGCGGCGACCTGACCACGGCCGACCCCGGCGACTGGGCGGCGGCGCCGATGACCCCCGAGGAGTTCCTCCACGAGATCGGCGAATGGCTGGCGGCCGATCCGTCCACTGTGGACCACCAAGCGCTGCGGGCGGTCCGCGACCAGGTCGTCGGCGGAGGCGGCCGCGCGGCGTGA
- a CDS encoding M14 family zinc carboxypeptidase: MLLASAVALAGTFVALPAGTAGAAQNILRADKSVPRSCFAKVLPKGTAGTDRRELTSTVDGLVQARLKATPGTEGDWDVAVFDKATGAVVAASTALRTHELAESFVKKGQQLVVQGCRYGGSAGQAQLGVDFLALTPQGTPTGTATASQRAELVRVETPTRADKNKLTGLGLDVTEKGDATGVEVVLANDADRKTLKDSGFKSKVLEADLSAKSVQDAKTDREYAAKTAASALPSGRTSYRHLYEYNYELKELARKNPNLVSAFTMPESTWEGRDVVGVEIATDVKNVTDGKPVNFTMGVHHAREWPAAEHVIEWAYELVNGYSRDAAIRGLVSKTRNIIVPIVNPDGFEISREAEPKGDFTRFDYEMKRKNCNVNDSPPQFATGVCKANPGGRVRGTDPNRNYGGFWGGNGAELSWSGDTFRGSAPFSEPEVRNVRSIVSSRQVTNLITMHTVAALVLRPPGVADVRPPLEEPQYKALGDKLASRNGYTSEPSWALYDTTGTTEDWSYWATGGWGFTIEVGGNGFHGPYADSVVAEYQGLAPAAGAGKGGNRQAFLDMLGNAADPQQHSTLIGSAPKGYQLKLHKTFQTPTSPVIQPDGSTKPPIYYTDDLNSKFTASGGRFAWSVNPSTRPYVAGRYGRDPQGPAQQGFAVANPAGVPPINQNYPADPAGDSFTFHVDGLPKVDNGKFSVNINWANTATDWDLFIYDSAGNLVSSSANGGTTSEHAVLFDPPAGDYKAVVVNYDQADPNAVDDWTGDVSFSSPIPPTYGTKEAYQLTCSSPNGKLVGVADVFADRGQTVDVGEVCTRSAHAQKQRASGGVR; the protein is encoded by the coding sequence GTGCTGCTGGCTTCGGCCGTCGCGCTGGCCGGAACGTTCGTCGCGCTACCCGCCGGTACCGCCGGCGCGGCGCAGAACATCCTGCGCGCCGACAAGTCCGTACCCCGCTCGTGCTTCGCGAAAGTGCTGCCCAAGGGTACCGCGGGCACCGATCGCCGCGAGCTGACGTCCACCGTGGACGGTCTCGTCCAGGCCCGCCTCAAGGCCACCCCGGGCACCGAAGGCGACTGGGACGTCGCCGTTTTCGACAAGGCCACCGGCGCCGTGGTCGCCGCTTCGACGGCGTTGCGCACCCACGAACTCGCCGAGAGCTTCGTGAAGAAAGGCCAGCAGCTCGTCGTGCAGGGCTGCCGCTACGGCGGCTCGGCCGGGCAGGCCCAGCTCGGCGTCGACTTCCTCGCGCTGACCCCGCAGGGCACGCCGACCGGGACCGCGACCGCGTCCCAGCGCGCGGAGCTCGTCCGCGTCGAAACGCCGACGCGCGCCGACAAGAACAAGCTCACCGGCCTCGGCCTCGACGTCACCGAGAAGGGCGACGCGACCGGCGTCGAGGTGGTGCTGGCGAACGACGCCGACCGCAAGACGCTCAAGGACAGCGGCTTCAAGTCGAAGGTGCTCGAGGCGGACCTGTCGGCCAAGTCGGTCCAGGACGCCAAGACCGACCGCGAGTACGCCGCCAAGACCGCCGCTTCCGCGCTGCCGTCCGGGCGGACCAGCTACCGGCACCTCTACGAGTACAACTACGAGCTCAAGGAGCTCGCCCGCAAGAACCCGAACCTGGTCTCGGCGTTCACCATGCCGGAATCGACGTGGGAAGGCCGCGACGTCGTCGGCGTCGAAATCGCCACCGACGTCAAGAACGTGACCGACGGCAAGCCCGTCAACTTCACCATGGGCGTGCACCACGCCCGGGAGTGGCCGGCCGCCGAGCACGTCATCGAGTGGGCGTACGAGCTGGTCAACGGCTACTCGCGCGACGCCGCCATCCGCGGGCTGGTGAGCAAGACGCGCAACATCATCGTGCCGATCGTCAACCCGGACGGCTTCGAGATCTCCCGCGAGGCCGAGCCGAAGGGTGACTTCACCCGGTTCGACTACGAGATGAAGCGCAAGAACTGCAACGTCAACGACTCGCCGCCGCAGTTCGCGACCGGCGTGTGCAAGGCGAACCCGGGCGGGCGCGTCCGCGGCACCGACCCGAACCGCAACTACGGCGGCTTCTGGGGCGGCAACGGCGCCGAGCTGTCCTGGAGCGGCGACACCTTCCGCGGGTCCGCGCCGTTCAGCGAGCCCGAGGTGCGCAACGTGCGCTCGATCGTGTCGTCGCGCCAGGTCACGAACCTGATCACGATGCACACCGTCGCCGCGCTGGTGCTGCGCCCGCCGGGCGTGGCGGACGTCCGCCCGCCGCTGGAGGAACCGCAGTACAAGGCCCTCGGCGACAAGCTGGCCTCGCGCAACGGTTACACCAGCGAGCCGAGCTGGGCGCTCTACGACACCACCGGCACCACCGAGGACTGGTCGTACTGGGCCACCGGCGGCTGGGGCTTCACCATCGAGGTCGGCGGCAACGGCTTCCACGGGCCCTACGCCGACAGCGTCGTGGCGGAGTACCAGGGCCTGGCCCCCGCGGCCGGTGCCGGCAAGGGCGGCAACCGGCAGGCGTTCCTGGACATGCTGGGCAACGCGGCCGACCCGCAGCAGCACTCCACGCTGATCGGATCGGCGCCGAAGGGCTACCAGCTCAAGCTGCACAAGACGTTCCAGACGCCGACGTCGCCGGTGATCCAGCCCGACGGCTCCACCAAGCCGCCGATCTACTACACCGACGACCTGAACTCGAAGTTCACCGCGTCCGGCGGGCGCTTCGCCTGGTCGGTCAACCCGTCGACGCGGCCCTACGTGGCCGGCCGCTACGGGCGCGACCCGCAGGGCCCGGCGCAGCAGGGCTTCGCGGTCGCCAACCCGGCCGGGGTGCCGCCGATCAACCAGAACTACCCGGCCGACCCGGCGGGTGACTCGTTCACCTTCCACGTCGACGGCCTGCCGAAGGTCGACAACGGGAAGTTCAGCGTCAACATCAACTGGGCGAACACCGCGACCGACTGGGACCTGTTCATCTACGACTCGGCGGGCAACCTGGTCAGCTCGTCGGCGAACGGCGGCACGACGTCCGAGCACGCCGTGCTGTTCGACCCGCCGGCCGGCGACTACAAGGCCGTGGTGGTCAACTACGACCAGGCCGACCCGAACGCCGTCGACGACTGGACCGGGGACGTGTCGTTCTCGTCGCCGATCCCGCCGACGTACGGGACGAAGGAGGCCTACCAGCTGACGTGCTCGTCGCCGAACGGCAAGCTCGTCGGCGTGGCGGACGTCTTCGCCGACCGCGGCCAGACGGTCGACGTCGGTGAGGTCTGCACCCGGTCCGCGCACGCGCAGAAGCAGCGCGCTTCGGGCGGGGTCCGGTAG
- a CDS encoding DUF998 domain-containing protein, translated as MVTVPARRVSVAISLSGLAALAIGAGLVLLLQVIPPTDAISPTRRTISEYGLSDHKWVFDLAVVLVALGSAAGLAVLGRQRRLPAPAAILGTLWTVGLLVIVAFPKPDWATVSRADFGGTLHRIASVVAFVALPLAVLVAARAAFPASPGRRRLARVLAILSLGWFAVILGAVVVAATEGGRWWTLIPLGLVERGMALTELLALGVLLAPVRSGQPG; from the coding sequence ATGGTCACGGTCCCTGCGCGACGGGTGTCGGTCGCGATCTCGCTCAGCGGTCTGGCCGCGCTGGCGATCGGCGCCGGCCTGGTGCTGTTGCTGCAGGTCATCCCGCCGACCGACGCGATCAGCCCGACCCGCCGCACGATCAGCGAGTACGGCTTGTCGGACCACAAGTGGGTGTTCGACCTCGCGGTGGTCCTGGTCGCCCTCGGCTCGGCCGCGGGCCTGGCGGTGCTGGGCAGGCAGCGCCGGCTCCCCGCACCCGCGGCGATCTTGGGTACATTGTGGACGGTCGGGTTGCTGGTCATCGTGGCGTTCCCGAAGCCGGACTGGGCCACGGTCTCCCGCGCCGACTTCGGCGGGACGCTGCACCGGATCGCGAGCGTGGTGGCGTTCGTGGCGTTGCCACTGGCGGTGCTGGTGGCGGCGCGGGCGGCGTTCCCCGCGTCACCGGGACGGCGCCGGCTGGCGCGCGTGCTGGCGATCCTGTCCCTGGGCTGGTTCGCGGTGATCCTGGGCGCGGTGGTGGTGGCCGCGACCGAGGGCGGCCGGTGGTGGACGCTGATCCCGCTCGGGCTGGTGGAACGCGGGATGGCGCTGACGGAGCTGCTCGCGCTGGGCGTGCTGCTGGCGCCGGTCAGGTCCGGACAACCCGGTTAG
- a CDS encoding GTP pyrophosphokinase family protein, translated as MTTDPAAEDASLREAADELAVAGQLPRFLLMYKFAIEELMTKLRILSEEFDFVHQHDPIEHITSRVKRPEAIKEKVHRRGLGTDWVSAAGALDDIAGIRVVCPFVSDVYEVARMLTAQDDVELLRTKDYIAQPKANGYRSLHLIVRIPVFLSDRVEKVKVEVQLRTIAMDFWAAVEHKLSYKYRDSVPPDFAGELSAAARTAADLDARMAALHERIR; from the coding sequence GTGACCACCGACCCGGCGGCCGAGGACGCTTCCCTGCGTGAGGCAGCCGACGAGCTCGCCGTCGCCGGGCAGCTCCCGCGGTTCCTCCTGATGTACAAGTTCGCCATCGAAGAGCTGATGACGAAGCTGCGGATCCTCAGCGAGGAGTTCGACTTCGTCCACCAGCACGACCCGATCGAGCACATCACCAGCCGGGTCAAGCGGCCCGAAGCCATCAAGGAAAAGGTGCACCGCCGCGGCCTCGGCACCGACTGGGTGTCCGCCGCCGGCGCGCTCGACGACATCGCCGGGATCCGCGTCGTGTGCCCGTTCGTGTCCGACGTCTACGAAGTCGCCCGGATGCTCACCGCGCAGGACGACGTCGAACTGCTGCGCACCAAGGACTACATCGCCCAACCCAAGGCGAACGGCTACCGCAGCCTGCACCTCATCGTCCGCATCCCGGTGTTCCTGTCGGACCGCGTCGAGAAGGTCAAGGTCGAGGTGCAGCTGCGCACCATCGCGATGGACTTCTGGGCGGCCGTCGAGCACAAGCTGTCGTACAAGTACCGCGACAGCGTCCCGCCGGACTTCGCGGGCGAGCTGTCGGCGGCGGCCAGGACGGCGGCCGACCTCGACGCGCGGATGGCCGCGCTGCACGAACGGATCCGCTAG
- a CDS encoding TetR/AcrR family transcriptional regulator C-terminal domain-containing protein: MTTRRGRPPKDLGGLSRDRILHEALALVDEEGLDAVSMRKLARRLGVDPMSLYNHVDGKDALLDGVAEVLLAAIPAPPSGDLRETMSALAHGFRAAMLDHPRAAPLVLTRQLASMTALAPVEAVLGPLLAAGFPPERAVHGLRAVLAFLIGTLMREVEAAPTFSGADPDGARRRLADLRGSGLPAVSAAAPYLAVCDHEAEFEFGLRILLDALSEL, from the coding sequence GTGACGACCCGGCGCGGGCGTCCGCCCAAGGACCTCGGTGGACTGTCCCGGGACCGGATCCTGCACGAGGCACTCGCCCTGGTCGACGAAGAGGGCCTGGACGCCGTCAGCATGCGCAAGCTCGCGCGCCGGCTCGGCGTCGACCCGATGAGCCTGTACAACCACGTCGACGGCAAGGACGCGCTGCTCGACGGCGTCGCCGAGGTGCTGCTGGCCGCGATCCCGGCACCCCCGTCCGGGGACCTGCGGGAGACGATGTCCGCGCTGGCGCACGGTTTCCGGGCCGCGATGCTCGACCACCCGCGCGCGGCGCCGCTCGTGCTCACCCGCCAGCTCGCGTCGATGACGGCGCTGGCGCCGGTCGAGGCCGTGCTCGGACCGCTGCTCGCGGCGGGGTTCCCGCCGGAGCGCGCGGTGCACGGGCTGCGGGCGGTGCTGGCGTTCCTGATCGGCACGCTGATGCGGGAGGTCGAGGCCGCGCCGACGTTCAGCGGCGCCGATCCCGACGGCGCCCGCCGCCGGCTCGCGGACCTGCGGGGTTCCGGGCTGCCCGCCGTTTCCGCGGCGGCACCGTACCTCGCGGTGTGCGACCACGAAGCGGAGTTCGAGTTCGGGCTGCGGATCCTGCTCGACGCCCTGAGCGAGCTCTAG
- a CDS encoding LysE family translocator, which yields MSPAATLGTVLLAYLPAAISPGPNFVLIAHTAAAGTRRAALAVALGVVAAGGLLAAVAVFGLGTVLAHHPWLATALRIGCGAYLAWLGIRLWLTAKAPESAPPEARGNAFRRGVVSNLTNPKAAAFFGSVLTAALPPTEPTAVKAAAVALIVAASAAWHLGVALLFSSPATQRWYARAKPALNRVVGTILVVLGVTLAATP from the coding sequence GTGAGCCCCGCCGCCACGCTCGGCACCGTCCTGCTCGCCTACCTGCCGGCCGCGATCTCCCCCGGCCCCAACTTCGTCCTCATCGCCCACACCGCGGCCGCCGGAACCCGCAGAGCCGCACTCGCCGTCGCGCTCGGGGTCGTCGCCGCGGGCGGGCTCCTGGCCGCCGTCGCCGTCTTCGGGCTGGGCACCGTCCTCGCCCACCACCCCTGGCTGGCCACCGCCCTCCGCATCGGCTGCGGCGCCTACCTGGCTTGGCTCGGTATCCGCCTGTGGCTGACCGCCAAGGCCCCGGAATCCGCCCCACCCGAAGCCCGCGGCAACGCGTTCCGCCGCGGCGTCGTCAGCAACCTCACCAACCCGAAAGCCGCGGCGTTCTTCGGCAGCGTCCTCACCGCGGCCCTGCCGCCCACCGAGCCCACCGCCGTCAAGGCCGCCGCCGTCGCGCTGATCGTCGCCGCGTCGGCCGCTTGGCACCTGGGCGTCGCCCTGCTGTTCTCCTCCCCCGCCACCCAGCGCTGGTACGCCCGCGCGAAACCGGCCCTCAACCGCGTCGTGGGCACGATCCTCGTCGTCCTGGGCGTCACCCTCGCCGCAACGCCGTGA
- a CDS encoding cytochrome P450 — protein MLEGALARAKPVVRWSLGHALPRTVLRREARRGDLQGRMVVAAADGRDLTGLFEEIRAAGPLARTRFGWMTTTHAAVREVLSSDDFRVGVIGADGSPLGRLVEWSAGEHLHPVRPPSLLAVNPPEHTRYRKLVTGVFTARAVEQLRGRVQEIADGLLDELDPGRPLDLVESYCGLLPVTVISEILGVPPSDLGKVLALGSAAAPSLDLGLGWRTFRHVETALGEFDTWLGEHLDHLRRHPGKDLFSKLVAARDDGVGLTETELKSTAGLVLAAGFETTVNLLGSGIALLAGDPAQLAVLRERPELWGNAVEEVLRYDPPVLLTGRLATRATEVAGVPLPRGALVTTVLAGANRDPGVFADPAVFDVTRERARDHVAFGAGRHHCLGASLARMEGEIGLRTIFERFPGLRVLPGGRRRSTRILRGYENLPAVLAA, from the coding sequence GTGCTCGAAGGAGCTCTGGCCCGCGCGAAACCCGTCGTCCGGTGGAGCCTCGGGCACGCGCTGCCCCGGACCGTGCTGCGCCGCGAGGCCAGGCGCGGGGACCTGCAAGGGCGGATGGTCGTCGCGGCCGCCGACGGGCGGGACCTGACCGGGCTGTTCGAGGAGATCCGCGCCGCCGGCCCGCTGGCGCGCACCCGGTTCGGCTGGATGACCACCACGCACGCCGCGGTCCGGGAAGTGCTCTCCAGCGACGACTTCCGCGTCGGCGTCATCGGCGCCGACGGCTCGCCGCTCGGCCGGCTGGTCGAGTGGTCGGCGGGCGAGCACCTGCACCCGGTGCGGCCGCCGTCGCTGCTCGCCGTCAACCCGCCCGAGCACACCCGCTACCGCAAGCTCGTCACCGGCGTGTTCACCGCGCGCGCCGTCGAGCAGCTGCGCGGGCGCGTGCAGGAGATCGCCGACGGCCTGCTCGACGAGCTCGACCCCGGCCGCCCGCTCGACCTCGTCGAGTCCTACTGCGGGCTGCTGCCGGTGACCGTCATCAGCGAGATCCTCGGCGTGCCGCCGTCCGACCTCGGGAAGGTGCTGGCCCTGGGCTCGGCGGCCGCGCCCAGCCTCGACCTCGGCCTGGGCTGGCGGACCTTCCGCCACGTCGAGACCGCGCTGGGCGAGTTCGACACCTGGCTCGGCGAGCACCTCGACCACCTGCGCCGGCACCCCGGCAAGGACCTGTTCAGCAAGCTCGTCGCGGCCCGGGACGACGGAGTCGGCCTCACCGAGACGGAGCTGAAGTCGACCGCGGGCCTGGTGCTGGCGGCCGGGTTCGAGACGACGGTCAACCTGCTCGGCAGCGGCATCGCACTGCTCGCCGGCGACCCCGCGCAGCTCGCCGTGCTGCGCGAACGTCCCGAGCTGTGGGGCAACGCCGTCGAAGAAGTGCTCCGCTACGACCCGCCGGTACTGCTGACCGGGCGCCTCGCGACTCGCGCGACCGAGGTCGCCGGCGTTCCGCTGCCGCGCGGCGCGCTGGTGACCACCGTGCTGGCCGGCGCGAACCGCGACCCCGGCGTGTTCGCCGACCCGGCGGTCTTCGACGTCACCCGGGAGCGGGCGCGCGACCACGTGGCGTTCGGCGCCGGCCGCCACCACTGCCTCGGCGCCTCGCTGGCGCGCATGGAGGGCGAGATCGGGTTGCGCACGATCTTCGAGCGGTTCCCCGGCCTGCGCGTGCTGCCCGGCGGCCGCCGCCGGTCGACGCGGATCCTGCGCGGCTACGAAAACCTGCCCGCGGTGCTCGCCGCGTGA